In the genome of Nitrospiria bacterium, one region contains:
- a CDS encoding cupin domain-containing protein: protein MFTDSPGQVWSDFIHQNDELLILADGELELEMRGKRIHCEIGEEIVIPAGTSHTVKNIGKTTNRWFFGYKR from the coding sequence ATATTTACCGATTCTCCGGGGCAGGTCTGGTCCGATTTCATTCACCAAAACGATGAACTTTTAATTCTGGCGGATGGGGAGTTGGAATTGGAAATGCGGGGAAAAAGGATCCACTGTGAAATCGGAGAGGAAATCGTCATTCCCGCCGGAACATCCCATACGGTAAAAAACATAGGAAAAACGACCAATCGGTGGTTTTTTGGTTACAAAAGGTAA